The Candidatus Eisenbacteria bacterium genome contains the following window.
GGCTGTTCGCCCTGATCAAGGGTGGCGTCGTCCCGCTGCTCATCTACCAGCTTTACCTCTACCGCAAGGGCTCGCCCCGCCTTGCCACCGCCGGCATCATCCTGGTCACGGTCGCCCTCACCGTCGCCGTCGGCCAATGGATCGGCTGGATGGCCGGCCGGGAATACGTCACCAAGATCCTGGGCCTTTGACCCCGAGCGTCGGCATCACTCGGGCAGGATATGAGGCGTGACCTCGATGACGAGGTCCTTCTTGCTGGACTGGGTGTCGTGGTGCTGGAACAGGAGGCCAATCCCAGGGATCTGGCCCAGGACCGGAACTTTGGTGACGGTGCTCGTCTTGTCCTCGCTCAGCAACCCTCCGATGATCACCGACGCTCCGTCCTTGAGCCGAACCGTGGTCGAGGCCTCGCGGGTCGCGACGACCGGCAGGTCGTTGTTGGCCCCGCGGAACGCCACCACCGTGCTGACCTCTGGAGCGATCGTGGTGGTGATGTAGCCATCGGCATTGATGAGCGGCGTGATGCGGAGCTTGATCCCGACCTCTTCCTTCACGATCTCGGTGATCGGCGCCGCGGCGTTGCCGGCGAAGGCCGTCCCTGTCACTTCGTAGGGGATGCGTGAGCCGATGAGGATCGAGGCTTCCTTGCCGTTCAAGGTCGTCAGCTTGGGATTGGCCAGCACACGAGCGTTGCCGTCGGTGATGGCGAGATCGATCACGACCCGGTAGACGTCGGCGATACGGCTGAAGTTGTTGAGCTTGAAGATGTCGTGCGTGCCCGGCGTATTGGGGAAGACCCTGAGGCCGGAGATTGCCCCCGTCCCCGAGCCGGAGATGCTGTCGTAGTTGCCTTCGACGAAGGTGTACGAGCGCCGGTTGAGCTGGTCCCAGTCGATGCCGAGCCTCATCAGGTTGTCGGTGGAGACCTCGACGATGCGGGCCTCCAGCATCACCTGACGCGTCGGCACGTCCATGACCTCCACGATCTCCTCGACCTCGGAGATGATCCGTGGGCTCGTCACCACGATGAGCCGGTTGCCGCCCTTGTCCACCTGGACGGTCTGCACGAGGTCCTTGAGCGCCGCCATGACCTCGTTGGCGTCGGCATACTTGAGCTCCACCACATAGGAAGAGAGTCCGGTCTCTTCCTTCAGCGCACGCGCATCAGCGAC
Protein-coding sequences here:
- a CDS encoding secretin N-terminal domain-containing protein, which translates into the protein MAIRLSTFLGLCFLALGLSAGQVPAQLPSQAPAASPPPRLVSLDAADADLSRVLQILAERGGFNLITGPGVAAGRISVRMKDVPVDQAVNLVVRAAGLGYERIGNSILVADARALKEETGLSSYVVELKYADANEVMAALKDLVQTVQVDKGGNRLIVVTSPRIISEVEEIVEVMDVPTRQVMLEARIVEVSTDNLMRLGIDWDQLNRRSYTFVEGNYDSISGSGTGAISGLRVFPNTPGTHDIFKLNNFSRIADVYRVVIDLAITDGNARVLANPKLTTLNGKEASILIGSRIPYEVTGTAFAGNAAAPITEIVKEEVGIKLRITPLINADGYITTTIAPEVSTVVAFRGANNDLPVVATREASTTVRLKDGASVIIGGLLSEDKTSTVTKVPVLGQIPGIGLLFQHHDTQSSKKDLVIEVTPHILPE
- a CDS encoding DUF5658 family protein, producing MRMVLFMAIIANCADLLATTFGIHHYHNREGNPLLAGLAHDHWWLFALIKGGVVPLLIYQLYLYRKGSPRLATAGIILVTVALTVAVGQWIGWMAGREYVTKILGL